The genomic stretch TACGGAAAAATTTAATGCAAACCAGTCGGTTCCCCAGGCAAACAGAATGGTATATATGGGTATAATGAAGTAAGCAGTAATGGTTAATAGGGACATAAGGCACCTCCGGTCATTCGTCTCTTCCTAGTTTGGCACTTACTTCGGAAAATAATAATAAACAAGTATTATTTTTATATAAATTTAATTTCAGAGGAAAAACAATGATTCAATTACCGGATGAGTTCAGAGAAAAAATGAAACGGCTTTTAGGAGCGGAGTATGATTCTTTTATTGAAAGCTATGATAAGGAACGGGTACAGGGATTAAGGATAAATCCCTTAAAGATTTCCAGGGAGAAATTTGATGAGATCAGCCCATTTCATCTGGAAAAGATTCCATGGGCAGAAGAAGGGTATTACTACCAGCCGGCTGAGCGGCCGGGAAAGCATCCATACCATGAGGCAGGTCTTTATTATATTCAGGAGCCTAGCGCCATGGCCGTTGTGGAACTGTTAGATCCAAAGCCCGGAGAAAAGATCCTTGACTTATGCGCTGCCCCAGGAGGAAAAACCACTCATATTGCAGGGCGGATGCAGGGAAAAGGCTTCCTTCTAAGCAATGAGATCCATCCGGCCAGGGCAAGAATTCTTTCCCAAAACGTAGAACGCCTGGGAATCGGGAATGCGGTTGTGTCAAGCGAGGATTCCGGGAGCCTGTCTCATCGGTTTCCCGGTTTTTTTGACAGGATTGTGGTGGATGCTCCCTGTTCCGGGGAAGGCATGTTCCGCAAGGATGAGACGGCCAGACTTGAATGGACGCCCGGGCATGTAATAGCCTGCGCGGACCGTCAGGACGAGATCCTTTCCAATGCAGCGTTCATGTTAAAGCCCGGCGGAACCATCGTCTATTCCACCTGTACCTTTTCTCCGGAGGAGAATGAACAGGTCATCGAACGTTTTCTTTTTTCTCATCCCGATTTTTCCATCGCAGATAGAGGAACTCGTCCCGGGCTTTACCCGGGCCGTCGGTCATGGAGCAAATCCGGTATGGCAGAATTAGAAAAGACCTTCCGCATCTGGCCTGATAAGTCAGAAGGGGAAGGCCATTACCTGGCAGTATTAAAAAGGAGCGAAGATGGGATTTCTGAAAAAAAGCAGGCCAAACCGGAGTACTGCAGCGACAAATCCGTAATAAAAGAAGTAGAAATGTTTTTAAAAGACCTTCTGGTAAACCCTGCCCCATTGCTTCTTCGTAAAGAATATATTCTCTTTGGGGACCAGTTGTATCTGATCCCACCGGAAATGGTTGATTTTAAGGGAATGAAAATCATTCGTCCGGGGCTTCACCTTGGAACTGTGAAAAAGAACCGGTTTGAGCCCTCTCATGGTTTTGCCCTTTTCCTTAAAAAGGAAGAGGTAAACCGTTTCATCGATCTGCCGGCTGACGGAGAGGAAATTATAAAGTATTTAAAGGGAGAAACTCTGTCGGGAGAGACTTCCCTTTCTCTTGGCAATAAAAAAGGCTGGGTGCTTGTTAATACCGACGGATATTCCATCGGATTTGCCAAGCTGGCCGGGGGAATTCTTAAAAATCATTATCCCAAAGGCCTTCGGTGGATGTGATCCCAAGAAACTGCATGTCCTCAGGAAGAGGCGCCTCAAAAGAAAGAGGCTCCTTTTTGATTGGGTGAAGGAAATCCAGCCGGAAGGAATGCAGGGCCTGACGGGTAATGTAACGGTAGTCCGGATGATAGAGGAAATCTCCTGGCAGGGGATGTCCGATGGATTTTAAATGGACCCGGATCTGGTGGGTGCGGCCGGTTTCCAGGCAAAGACCTGCAAGGGAATGCCCTGTCGCAGGGTCATAATAAAGCCGTTTATAATGAGTGCGGGCCTCTTCTCCATTTATCGGGTCCACACACCGTTCAATGGTGGAACCGTCTACCCGGGCAATCGGAGCGTCGATGGTTCCTTCTAAAGGAAGCTCTCCCTGGACAACTGCAAGGTAACGGCGGCGGATCTCTCTTTTTTTCACCATATCCGAAAGAATGCAGGCGCTTAAAGGATTTTTTGCCACCACCAAAAGTCCGGTGGTATCCCGGTCAAGGCGGTTAATGGCCCGGTAGATAAAAGACTCATTCTTTTCCTCAAAATAATAGGCGATCCCGTTAGCAAGGGTATGATCAAAGTTCCCCTGGGACGGATGAATGGGGACACCGGCTTCCTTGTTAATGACCAGGATATGTTCATCCTCGTACTGGATATGGATCGGCATGGGTGTGGGAACAATATTCTTAGAACTTTCTTCTTCGCAGATAAATATGGATAAAAGCTCGCCAGGCTTAAGGGCGTGTGTTGTATAGACAGGCTCTCCTCCTACAGTGATTCCGTTTGATTGGTTCCGAAGCTGTCTTATGAGGCTCTGGGAGTATCCCAGATTTAATAAATACTGCTTTACAGTCATAGCTTCAAAGGTTTTTGTTATGGTATAATTCATAGTCATTTTCATAAACCGATTCTAACATGGCGGGTGGTGATTGACAAGGAGAATCTATGGGTTATAATTAGCTGGTAGAAAATGAAAGTGGGGTTTTGATAATGTTAGATCAGGATATTTATGAAGCATTGGAAATGGAATTAGAAAGAAACCACATTAGGGAAGATGTGGATGAAGTTCTGCTGGATTTGGCGGAAGCGCTTGCAGACAAGGGAATTATGGATAAAGAATTGGTTTTGACGGAATCCTATGGTAAGACACAGATTCAGGTGACCGGGATCTGCTCCGAAGAAGAGGGGGAAGTTAACATCCTCATGAAGCAGGTGCGGATCGGGAAAAAGGAATTTGAAATTAATGATTATTTTCTGTAAGGAGAAAACAGGGCGGAAGAAATGGAGGCAGTACACTCATGATGACAATCAAACAGGAATATTCGCCAAAGGAGCTGGGGATCGATCTTCTGTGTGATTTGGCGGGAGCAATTTTATTTAATATTGGAATCTATAATTTTGCAGTAAATGCGGAGTTCGCTCCCGTTGGTGTATCTGGTATCGCACTGATTCTGCGCTATCTGTTCGGCCTGCCAATGGGCATTACCAGCATAGTCTTAAACATTCCCATCGTATTAGTCAGTTACAGGCTTTTGGGAAGGGGGTTTTTGCTTCGTTCCATGAAGAGCATGATCATCTTTGCCCTTGTCCTGGACTATGTAGTTCCTTATCTGCCGGTTTATCAGGGAAATCCTCTGTATGCTTCCGCTTGCACCGGAATCTTTTCCGGTCTGGGGTTAACCATCGTTTATTTAAGAAACTGCTCCACAGGGGGTACGGACTTTCTGGTTATGGCAATCCGGAAGATTTTCCCTCACCTGACCATCGGGCAGATATCCCTTGTGGTGGATGCCGTGGTAATCATCGCCGGAGGACTGGTATTCCGCAATCTGGATGCGGTCATCCTGGGCATGCTTTCTACCATTGTAACCACCATGGTGATCGACAAGATTATGTATGGCCTGGGAGCCGGTAAACTGGTTTTTGTGGTCACCTCCCATGCAGAAGAGGCAGCACAGAGAATCGAGGAAAGTACCGGACGAGGCTGCACCTTTCTTCAGGGCCAGGGCTCTTATTCCCTGGATGAAAAGAAGGTGATTATGTGCGCCTGCAATAACAGTCAGGTGGTGCCCATCCGCCGTGCCATTCACGAAACAGACAAAGAGGCTTTTCTCATCATCACGGATTCCAATGAGGTTTACGGCGAAGGGTTTAAAGCCATTGGAGGCCAGCTATAGCCCCCTTATTTTATGCCGGATTTCCCCCGGCCGGATGTATGGTCCACAATTGAATCCTTTTTTAAGAAACTGGCTCTTTTAACGCTGTCAGTTCCGAATTTGCCGCGGATATGATCCACGGCTTTTTCCATTTCCTTCATCTTTCGGGCCTGCTCTGACTCAAATAGATTAAGCTGGCAAAACCCTTCCTCAGAAATCTTGGTGGCTCGCACGCCGATTAAGCGAAGAGGGGTGCGGTCCCAAAGCTCCTTAAGTAAGTTACAGGCGTTTTCATAAATTACAGTCGTGGAGTCCGTAGGATTGTTTAAGGTCATCTGATGGGACTTGGTATGAAAATTCCAGTCTTTGATCTCCACACAGACACAGTCAGATAAGACATGGTCTGAACGGAGACGGGCTCCTACGGTTTCGCATAGGGACAGAAGAACCTGACAGGCCACGTCTAGGTCATCGATATCATGGGAAAGGGTGGTACTGTTTCCATAACCCTTGTTTAAGGGCTCCCGTTCTTCCACAGGCGAGGTATCAATGCCCAGGGCATAATCATGGATCAGCAGGGCATACTTTTCCCCCAGCAGGGGTTTTAAATGGCCTACGCTGCAGGCCGCCAGTTCCCCTATGGTGTGGATGCCGATGCCTTCCAGCTTTTTCTGTGCGGAATGGCCCACAAAAAACAGTTCCCGTATGGGAAGGGGCCACATTTTGGAAGGTATTTCATGGGCAAACAGGGTATGGCAAAGATTGGGCTTTTTAAAATCCGATGCCATTTTAGCCAGAAGCTTATTGGGAGCCACACCGACGTTCACCGTAAACTTCAGTTCCTGCCAGATCCTTTCCCGTATCTGGTTTGCTACCTCCAGCGGGGGGCCGAAGAGGTGGATGGTAGAGGTCATGTCAAGAAATGCCTCGTCGATGCTGAATTTTTCAATGTCTGGAGTGTA from Lacrimispora sphenoides JCM 1415 encodes the following:
- a CDS encoding RsmB/NOP family class I SAM-dependent RNA methyltransferase, producing the protein MIQLPDEFREKMKRLLGAEYDSFIESYDKERVQGLRINPLKISREKFDEISPFHLEKIPWAEEGYYYQPAERPGKHPYHEAGLYYIQEPSAMAVVELLDPKPGEKILDLCAAPGGKTTHIAGRMQGKGFLLSNEIHPARARILSQNVERLGIGNAVVSSEDSGSLSHRFPGFFDRIVVDAPCSGEGMFRKDETARLEWTPGHVIACADRQDEILSNAAFMLKPGGTIVYSTCTFSPEENEQVIERFLFSHPDFSIADRGTRPGLYPGRRSWSKSGMAELEKTFRIWPDKSEGEGHYLAVLKRSEDGISEKKQAKPEYCSDKSVIKEVEMFLKDLLVNPAPLLLRKEYILFGDQLYLIPPEMVDFKGMKIIRPGLHLGTVKKNRFEPSHGFALFLKKEEVNRFIDLPADGEEIIKYLKGETLSGETSLSLGNKKGWVLVNTDGYSIGFAKLAGGILKNHYPKGLRWM
- a CDS encoding RluA family pseudouridine synthase, which codes for MKMTMNYTITKTFEAMTVKQYLLNLGYSQSLIRQLRNQSNGITVGGEPVYTTHALKPGELLSIFICEEESSKNIVPTPMPIHIQYEDEHILVINKEAGVPIHPSQGNFDHTLANGIAYYFEEKNESFIYRAINRLDRDTTGLLVVAKNPLSACILSDMVKKREIRRRYLAVVQGELPLEGTIDAPIARVDGSTIERCVDPINGEEARTHYKRLYYDPATGHSLAGLCLETGRTHQIRVHLKSIGHPLPGDFLYHPDYRYITRQALHSFRLDFLHPIKKEPLSFEAPLPEDMQFLGITSTEGLWDNDF
- a CDS encoding YitT family protein — protein: MMTIKQEYSPKELGIDLLCDLAGAILFNIGIYNFAVNAEFAPVGVSGIALILRYLFGLPMGITSIVLNIPIVLVSYRLLGRGFLLRSMKSMIIFALVLDYVVPYLPVYQGNPLYASACTGIFSGLGLTIVYLRNCSTGGTDFLVMAIRKIFPHLTIGQISLVVDAVVIIAGGLVFRNLDAVILGMLSTIVTTMVIDKIMYGLGAGKLVFVVTSHAEEAAQRIEESTGRGCTFLQGQGSYSLDEKKVIMCACNNSQVVPIRRAIHETDKEAFLIITDSNEVYGEGFKAIGGQL
- a CDS encoding DNA polymerase Y family protein; the protein is MAQEPLIFHIDVNSAFLSWESVSRLEADFNALDLRTIPSAVGGDASLRHGIVLAKSTPAKAYGIITGEPISQALRKCPALTVVPARFDIYLDKSRKLMELLSDYTPDIEKFSIDEAFLDMTSTIHLFGPPLEVANQIRERIWQELKFTVNVGVAPNKLLAKMASDFKKPNLCHTLFAHEIPSKMWPLPIRELFFVGHSAQKKLEGIGIHTIGELAACSVGHLKPLLGEKYALLIHDYALGIDTSPVEEREPLNKGYGNSTTLSHDIDDLDVACQVLLSLCETVGARLRSDHVLSDCVCVEIKDWNFHTKSHQMTLNNPTDSTTVIYENACNLLKELWDRTPLRLIGVRATKISEEGFCQLNLFESEQARKMKEMEKAVDHIRGKFGTDSVKRASFLKKDSIVDHTSGRGKSGIK